One region of Anaeromyxobacter paludicola genomic DNA includes:
- a CDS encoding DHH family phosphoesterase: MRLEILHHANCFDGCASAALFGRWFTERENDRLEGVTYRPVQHGHGEVFPVDAFRADVNAVVDFRFSPSPRLDWWFDHHASGFPTPADRAAFEADRSGQKFWDPKAPSCTGFIARTLSGRFGWRAPELDELVRWADVIDAARFPSAAMAVRLEEPALRVMTLLEASKDPALQPRIIEAMQRQPLAAIVAEPWVAGPLAPILERHVRSIDTVRRQARMERGVVFADLSETGLEAANKFIAYDLFPEARYTVVVSRDPKRTKVSVGSNPWSQVPRTHDISKICERYGGGGHPVVGAVSLPPDRLDEARRVAAEITRELQDGSEPRP; this comes from the coding sequence CGGAGCGCGAAAACGACAGGCTCGAGGGGGTGACCTACCGGCCGGTGCAGCACGGCCACGGCGAGGTCTTCCCCGTCGACGCCTTCCGCGCCGACGTGAACGCGGTGGTGGACTTCCGCTTCTCGCCCTCGCCCCGCCTCGACTGGTGGTTCGACCACCACGCGAGCGGCTTCCCAACCCCCGCCGACCGCGCCGCGTTCGAGGCCGACCGGAGCGGGCAGAAGTTCTGGGACCCGAAGGCCCCCTCCTGCACCGGCTTCATCGCCCGCACCCTCTCCGGCCGCTTCGGCTGGCGGGCGCCGGAGCTCGACGAGCTGGTGCGCTGGGCCGACGTGATCGACGCCGCGCGCTTCCCCTCGGCCGCGATGGCGGTCCGCCTCGAGGAGCCGGCGCTCCGGGTCATGACGCTGCTCGAAGCGAGCAAGGACCCGGCCCTGCAGCCCCGGATCATCGAGGCGATGCAGCGGCAGCCGCTCGCCGCGATCGTCGCGGAGCCCTGGGTGGCCGGCCCGCTCGCCCCGATCCTCGAGCGTCACGTCCGCTCCATCGACACGGTGCGCCGTCAGGCCCGGATGGAGCGGGGGGTGGTGTTCGCCGACCTGTCCGAAACGGGGCTGGAGGCGGCCAACAAGTTCATCGCCTACGATCTCTTCCCGGAAGCCCGTTACACTGTGGTGGTGTCGCGCGATCCCAAGCGGACGAAGGTCTCGGTGGGCTCGAACCCCTGGTCCCAGGTGCCGAGGACGCACGACATCTCGAAGATCTGCGAGCGGTACGGCGGCGGCGGGCACCCGGTGGTCGGCGCGGTCTCGCTGCCGCCCGACCGGCTCGACGAGGCCCGCCGCGTCGCCGCGGAGATCACCCGTGAGCTGCAGGACGGCTCGGAGCCGCGCCCATGA
- a CDS encoding response regulator — MTPGQYILVVDDDDDFREALGEVLSVAGYPVQQAENGEVALKRVKEEAPGMVLLDLKMPVLDGWGVMERMRGDARSAAVPILILSAYGFEWEAELLGAQGYIPKSVGMDEILERVRKAAGPPPMRH, encoded by the coding sequence ATGACCCCAGGCCAGTACATCCTCGTGGTGGACGACGACGACGACTTCCGTGAGGCGCTCGGCGAGGTCCTGAGCGTGGCCGGGTACCCGGTGCAGCAGGCCGAGAACGGCGAGGTCGCGCTCAAGCGGGTCAAGGAGGAGGCGCCGGGCATGGTGCTCCTCGACCTCAAGATGCCGGTGCTCGACGGCTGGGGCGTGATGGAGCGGATGCGCGGCGACGCCCGCAGCGCGGCGGTGCCCATCCTCATCCTCTCGGCCTACGGGTTCGAGTGGGAGGCGGAGCTGCTCGGCGCGCAGGGCTACATCCCGAAGAGCGTCGGGATGGACGAGATCCTGGAGCGGGTGCGCAAGGCGGCGGGGCCGCCGCCGATGCGCCACTGA
- a CDS encoding NADPH-dependent F420 reductase: MGTHRAMKTIGLIGAGHIGSQLARLAVANGYDVVLSNSRGPQTLAPLVKELGPRARAATPEEAAQAGDLVVVTVPLKAYRAVPVEPLAGKVVIDTDNYYPERDGHLRELDEETTTTSELLQAHLPRSKVVKAFNHIYAAELTTHGQPKGTPNRRALVIAGDDDAAKAVVGRLIDQFGFDVVDAGPLREGWRIQRDTPGYGPRRNAEELRRDLAAAKRYAET, translated from the coding sequence GTGGGTACCCATCGCGCCATGAAGACCATCGGCCTCATCGGGGCAGGACACATCGGCAGCCAGCTCGCGCGGCTGGCGGTGGCGAACGGCTACGACGTGGTGCTGAGCAACTCGCGCGGTCCCCAGACGCTCGCCCCCCTGGTGAAGGAGCTCGGTCCGCGGGCCCGCGCCGCCACGCCCGAGGAGGCGGCCCAGGCCGGCGACCTCGTGGTGGTCACCGTTCCCCTCAAGGCCTACCGGGCGGTGCCGGTCGAGCCGCTGGCCGGCAAGGTGGTGATCGACACCGACAACTACTACCCCGAGCGCGACGGCCACCTCCGGGAGCTCGACGAGGAGACCACCACCACCTCCGAGCTGCTCCAGGCCCACCTCCCCCGGTCGAAGGTGGTGAAGGCCTTCAACCACATCTACGCGGCGGAGCTCACCACCCACGGCCAGCCGAAGGGCACCCCGAACCGCCGGGCGCTGGTGATCGCCGGCGACGACGACGCGGCCAAGGCCGTGGTGGGCCGGCTCATCGATCAGTTCGGGTTCGACGTGGTGGACGCCGGGCCCTTGCGGGAAGGGTGGCGCATCCAGCGGGACACCCCCGGCTACGGACCGCGCCGGAACGCGGAGGAGCTCCGGCGCGACCTGGCGGCCGCCAAGCGCTACGCCGAGACGTAG
- a CDS encoding metallophosphoesterase family protein — protein MARPQSFRLAAAADLHCREDQHGRFRDFVRAVNGEAEGLVLCGDLTDRGLPEEAQTLAEALSGLRVPCAAVLGNHDFDAGKVKELCAILHDAGVQLLDGDHAILDRRLGVAGVKGFGGGFEGSTLQAFGEPAVKAFVQEGVSESLKLEAALAQLDTPLRVVILHYAPVAATCEGEASGLYPFLGTSRLVAPVDAFGAQAVFHGHAHHGRLEARTPKGVPVYNVAVPVLKSALDRKFRVVDLSADAAPAFAEEAPSVH, from the coding sequence ATGGCGAGACCGCAGAGCTTCCGGCTGGCGGCGGCCGCTGACCTGCACTGCCGCGAGGACCAGCACGGCCGGTTCCGCGACTTCGTCCGGGCGGTGAACGGCGAGGCGGAGGGGCTCGTCCTCTGCGGCGACCTCACCGACCGCGGCCTGCCCGAGGAGGCGCAGACGCTCGCCGAGGCGCTCTCCGGCCTGCGGGTGCCCTGCGCCGCGGTGCTCGGCAACCACGACTTCGACGCCGGCAAGGTGAAGGAGCTCTGCGCCATCCTCCACGACGCGGGCGTTCAGCTCCTCGACGGCGACCACGCGATCCTCGACCGGCGGCTCGGGGTGGCGGGCGTGAAGGGGTTCGGCGGCGGCTTCGAGGGCTCGACGCTGCAGGCCTTCGGGGAGCCGGCGGTGAAGGCCTTCGTGCAGGAGGGGGTCTCGGAGTCGCTGAAGCTCGAGGCGGCGCTGGCGCAGCTCGACACGCCGCTGCGGGTGGTCATCCTCCACTACGCGCCGGTGGCGGCCACCTGCGAGGGCGAGGCCTCCGGCCTCTACCCGTTCCTCGGCACGAGCCGGCTCGTGGCGCCCGTGGACGCCTTCGGCGCGCAGGCGGTGTTCCACGGCCACGCCCACCACGGCCGGCTCGAGGCGCGGACCCCCAAGGGCGTGCCGGTCTACAACGTGGCCGTCCCGGTGCTGAAGAGCGCGCTCGACCGGAAGTTCCGGGTGGTGGACCTCTCGGCCGACGCCGCGCCCGCGTTCGCCGAGGAGGCGCCCTCGGTGCACTGA
- a CDS encoding nucleotidyltransferase family protein, whose translation MVPTDRAGEELATNGRSREELDARALALRALRDAGVPFVVAGAYAFFEYTGQFRDTKDLDVFLDRGALEQAFEVLERAGFRTELTDPGWIGKAWAGDYFVDLIFSSGNGVAEVDDLWFTHAREGVVMGVPVLLAPPEEIIWSKAFVCERERFDGADVANLLRAVGDELDWRRLLARFDRHWQVLFAHVTSFMYAYPSDRSKVPGWVVTELCRRTLDEHRAGDWDRPVCRGNLLSRVQYQHALEQLGYEDGRRFEERLRRAEGEGRHGETAELPAGGGR comes from the coding sequence CCGACCGAGCCGGCGAGGAGCTCGCCACCAACGGCCGGAGCCGGGAAGAGCTGGACGCCCGGGCGCTCGCCCTGCGCGCGCTCCGCGACGCCGGCGTGCCGTTCGTGGTGGCGGGGGCCTACGCGTTCTTCGAGTACACCGGCCAGTTCCGCGACACCAAGGACCTCGACGTCTTCCTCGACCGCGGGGCGCTCGAGCAGGCGTTCGAGGTGCTGGAGCGCGCCGGGTTCCGCACCGAGCTCACCGACCCGGGCTGGATCGGCAAGGCCTGGGCCGGCGACTACTTCGTGGACCTCATCTTCTCCTCCGGGAACGGCGTGGCCGAGGTGGACGACCTCTGGTTCACCCACGCGCGCGAGGGGGTGGTGATGGGCGTGCCGGTGCTCCTCGCGCCGCCCGAGGAGATCATCTGGTCGAAGGCCTTCGTCTGCGAGCGCGAGCGCTTCGACGGCGCCGACGTCGCCAACCTCCTGCGCGCCGTGGGGGACGAGCTCGACTGGCGCCGGCTCCTGGCCCGCTTCGACCGGCACTGGCAGGTGCTCTTCGCGCACGTCACGAGCTTCATGTACGCCTACCCGAGCGACCGCTCGAAGGTGCCGGGGTGGGTCGTGACCGAGCTGTGCCGGCGCACGCTCGACGAGCACCGCGCCGGCGACTGGGACCGGCCGGTCTGCCGCGGCAACCTCCTCAGCCGCGTGCAGTACCAGCACGCGCTCGAGCAGCTCGGGTACGAGGACGGCCGCCGCTTCGAGGAGCGGCTCAGGCGGGCAGAGGGCGAGGGACGGCATGGCGAGACCGCAGAGCTTCCGGCTGGCGGCGGCCGCTGA